The genomic stretch GACAGCGCCAGCGTGCCGAGCACGAGCGAGCCGCCCTGCAGCGGCCCGGGTCGCGCCGGCAAGGCCGGTGGCGGTGCAGCGGCGGCGGGGGAAGAAGCGGTGGCACTCATCGGGTCGCTCCGATGGTCACAGATGGGCCGACGATGTTTGCGCCGACCGTGCCGCATGCGCGGAGGAGGTGTCGGCCGCCGGCGCCGCCACCGTGGCGGCGTGGCGGGCCGACCGACCCGGCGTGCCCAGGTTGGCGGCGATGATCTTGCGCACCGCCGCTTCGGCGCCTCGGTCCAGCCCGTCCCCCCCGCTGGCCTGCGCGGTGGGCTGACGGCGCGGGGCGTCGGCCAGGGTCTTGCCACCCTGGTCGGCGACGTCGACCCGGGCCTCCATCGACAGGCCCACCCGCAGCGGGTGCGCTTCGAGTTCACGCGCGTCGAGCGCGACCCGCACGGGCACCCGTTGCACCACCTTGATCCAGTTGCCGGTGGCGTTTTGTGCCGGCAGCAGCGAGAAGGCCGCGCCGGTGCCGGCGCCCAGGCCTTCGACCTTGCCGTGGTACTCGACCTTGCTGCCGTAGACGTCGGCGATCAGCGTCACCGGCTGGCCGATGCGCAGACGCTGCAGCTGGCTTTCCTTGAAGTTGGCGTCGACCCACACCTGCTTGAGCGGCACCACCGACATCAACGGCGCGCCGGCCTGCACCCGCTGGCCGATCTGCACGCTGCGGCGTGCGACATGACCTTCCACCGGCGCGGCCAGCTCGGTGCGCCGCAGCGCCAGATAGGCCTCGCGCACCCGCGCGGCGGCGCGCTGCACGTTGGGATGGGCGTCGACGCTGGTGCCGTCGGTCAGCGACTGATTGGAGGTCAGCTGCTGCCGGGCCGCGGCCACCGCGGACTCGGCCGCGGCGACGGCACTGCGCGCCGCATTCAACTGGGCGTTGGCATGGTTGAACTCTTCCTTGCCGACCGCGCCGGTGGCCACGAGCGGGGTCCGGCGTGTCACGTCGTCCTGCGCGCGCGCCAGCTCGCTGCGGGCCCGTGCAAGGTCGGCCTCGCGCAGCGACACCTGCGACTGCAAGGCACCGTTGTTGGCGAACAGCACGCGCACTTCGCGCACCGTCTGCGCCAGCTGCGCCTCGGCCTGTTCAAGCGCCACGCGCGCGTCGCTCGCATCGAGCGTGACCAGCGTCTGGCCGGCGCGCACGTAGTCGGTGTCGTCGGCGGCGATCGACAGCACCGTGCCGCTCACCTGCGGCGTGATCTGCACCACGTTGCCCTGGACATAGGCGTTGTCGGTCGTTTCGTACTGGCCGCCGAACAGCAGCCCGTAGGCGCCATAGGCGGCGCCCACCAGCAGCACACCAAGGGTGACGGCGAGCAGCGCCTTCTTGCGTTGGGCACGGCGGGGGGAAGTGGCGGCGACGGGGGTCTCGGAGGGGTTCATGGCAGGGGCCTCGGTCGGTGTTCAGCGTTCGATTTGTGGGTGGTGGGCGGCGTGCTGTTGCGACGGCGCCGTGTCGGCCGGCGTGTAGCCGCCGCCCAGCGCGCGGATCAGCGCCACCTGGGTGTCCAGCGCACGCGCCTTCAGTTCGGTGGTCTCGCGGCGCTGCGCCAGCAAGCGCGTCTCGGCGCTCAGCACCGTCAGGTAGTTGCCGAGGCCGGCCCGGTAGCGCTGCAAGGCGAGGTCGTATGCGCTCTCGGCGGCGGCCGCGGCGGCTTGCTGCTCGCGTTGCTGACGCGCCACCGACTGCACCGACGCAAGCTGGTCGGCGACATCGCGCACGGCGTCGAGCACGGTCGCGTTGTAGCTGTGGACGGCGGCGTCGAGGTCGGCCGTGCGGCCGCTCAGGTTGGCGCGCAGGCGCCCGCTGTCGAAGATCGGCAAGCGCAACGCCGGGCCGATGCCGTATTGCTCGCTACCGCTGTCGAACAGACGGTCGAGCCCGATGGCGGACAGGCCGGCGAAGGCGACCAGGTTGACGTTGGGATAGAACTGCGCCTTGGCCGATGCGACATCCTGGCTCGCCGCCTCGACCCGCCAGCGCGCCGCCTCGACGTCGGCACGGCGGCCCAACAGGTCGACCGGCACCGCCCGCGGCAGCGGCAGCAGCGCCACCGCCGCCAGCCGGGGCTGCAAGGTGGCGAGCGCCTTCGGCCCCTGGCCGGTGAGCGCGGCCAAGGCATGCCGCGCCAGCGCGATCTGTTCGTCCAGGGCCTCGATCTGCTGGCGCGTTTCGGGCACGGCCCCTTCGCCCTGGCGCAGTTCCACCAGTGTGTCGAGCCCGGCGCTGACCCGTTGGCGCGTCAGGCCCAGCAGTTCTTCGCGCTGCGCCAGCGTGCGGGCGGCCACCTCGCGCTGCTCGACCAGCCGGGCCAGCTGCACATAGGCCCGCGTGACATTGGCCGCCAGCAGCACGCGGGCGGCGTGCAGGTCGGCTTCGGCCGCGCGCTGTGCGCCCAACGCGGCTTGCAAGGCCGCCGCGTGGCGGCCGAAGAAGTCGAACTCCCAGCCGGCGCTCAGCTGCAAGCTGCCGCTGGTGCGCATCGAGCCGGCCAGCGGGGGCGGCACCGCGCCGTTCTCGGTGTAGTGCTGGCGTGTCACGTCGGCCGCGCCGTTGACCTGCAGGCCCGCGGCCGCTTCGGCGCCCGCGGCGCCGGCGGTGGCGCGCAGCAAACGCGCGCGGGCCACCTGCAGGTTGGGGCTGCCGTCGAGCGCTTGCACGACCAGCCGGTCGAGCGTGGTATCGCCGAAACCTTGCCACCAGGTTCCACTCACAGCGGCCGGGGCGGCGGCCGCCTCTTGGGGCGACGGCGCGAGCCCCAGCGCTTCGGGGCGCAGCGGCTTCGCCGCCGGCTCGATGCCCGAGTAGTTGGCGCAGCCGGCCAGCGTCAGGGCCAGTAGCAAGGTTGTCGCGAGGCGCGGGGCGGCGACACGGCGTGCAGCAGTCTTCATGAAACTTGCTCCGACTGTATTTGCCTAGGCAATTATTTGAGTCAAAAAAATCCGCGCGCGAACGCGGCACTCTCCTGGTGCAGGCGCCGACCTCACCCGTCGCCCGCACCGTCCTTGGCCAGCGCGGCGTTGGCCAGCATGCGGCGCAAGTAGCCCTTCAGGGTCTCGAACTCGTCGGGTGTGAAGCCCGCGAGATGGGCGTTCATCACCTCCGACAACACGCCCGGCACCTGGTCGGCAATGCGCGCGCCTTCCGGCGTCAGCTCGACATGCACCATGCGACGGTCTTCGGTCGACCGCACACGCTTGCACAAGCCCTTGGCCTCGAGCCGGTCGAGCAGCCGTGTCATGGCGCCGGTGTCGGTCTGCGTCTGGCGCGCCAGCTCGGCCACCGACGTGGCCTGGCAAGAACGGATCTTGTAGAGCGGTGCCCACTGGGCGTTGGTCAGGCCGTGCGGCTCGAGCCGCTTGTCGACCGCCTGCGCCAACTGGACCAGCACCCGCCGCATCAGATAACCGACGCTCTCCTCGGCCGTGTAGGCCTCGGCGCGGTAGAACTCGGCGGGAGGGGGTGTTTTGGACATGGCGACAGATTAGTTGCCTAGGCAGTGTTTGTCAAGGCAGGATCGCCGCAACGCGTATGCTGCTGTCCCCATGGCTTCCACCCTCCCCGCTGCCGCCGCGGCCTCGCCCGCATCGTCTTCCACCACCGCCCGGCCGCGCTCGCGGTCGGTGCGTTCGCTGTCCGGCTTGGCGCCCTTCTTGCGCCCTTACCGCGGCCGGATCGCGCTCGCCGCGGTGTTTCTGCTGCTCGCGGCGCTCAGCACGCTGGTGTTTCCGATCGCCCTGAAGGCCTTGATCGACCAGGGCCTGGTGAGCGCCGACCCCGGGCAGCGCTTGTTGGCCTTGCGTGAGCACTTCCTGATGCTGTTCGGCGTCGGCATCGCGTTGGGGCTGTTCTCGGCCGCACGCTTTTATATGGTGAGCTGGCTGGGCGAGCGCATCACGTCGGATTTGCGCAACGCGGTCTACCGGCACGTCGTCGGTCAGAGCCCCGAGTTCTTCGAGACCACGCAGACCGGTGAGGTGCTGTCGCGCCTCACGACCGACACCACCTTGGTGCAAACCGTGGTCGGCTCCAGCCTGTCGATGGGCTTGCGCAACACCGTGATGGGGCTGGGCGCGCTGGCCATGCTCGTCGTCACCAACCCTTATGTGATGACGCAGGTGCTGGGCATTCTGGTGCTGGTGGTGCTGCCGTCGCTATGGTTCGGGCGGCGCGTGCGCAGCCTGTCGCGCGCCAGCCAGGACCGGGTGGCCGATTCGAGCGCGATCGCCGCCGAGGTGCTGAACGCGGTGCCGGTGGTGCAGAGCTACACCCAGGAGGCGCACGAGGCGGCTCGTTTCGACACGTCGACGGAACGCGCCTTCGCCACGGCCGTGCGGCGCACCCGCGCGCGTTCGGTGCTGGTGGCCTTCATCATCATCGCCACCTTCGGCGCGCTGCTGTGGGGCTTGTACCAGGGCACCGAGGCGGTACTGCGCGGCCACATCAGCGCCGGGCACCTGGGGCAGACGGTGGTCTATGTGATCCTGCTGGTCAGCTCGGTGGCGGTGCTGGCCGAGGTCTACGGCGACCTGCTGCGTGCGGCCGGCGCCACCGAGCGGCTGATGGAGTTGCTGGCGACACGTTCGGGCATTGCGGAGCCCGCCCAGCCCAGGGCGCTGCCGGCGGTGTCGGCCGGCTCGGCCGTGCGTTTGCACGACGTCAGCTTCTGCTATCCATCGCGTCCGGCCTCGCCCGCCCTGCAGCACTTCAGCCTCGACGTGCGGCCGGGCGAGACGGTGGCGCTGGTGGGGCCCAGCGGCGCCGGCAAGAGCACCGTGTTCCAGTTGCTGCTGCGTTTCTACGACGCGCAGCGCGGTCAGGTGGAAGTCGACGGCGTGCCGGTGCGCGAAACCTCGCTGCAGGCGTTGCGCCAGCGCATCGGCATCGTGCCGCAGGACAGCGTGATCTTTTCGGCCAACGCGCTCGAGAACATCCGCTACGGCCGCCCCGACGCCAGCGACGCCGAGGTGGAGGCCGCCGCCCGCGCCGCCTTCGCTGACGACTTCATCCGCGCCCTGCCGGAGGGCTACCGCACCTTCCTCGGTGAGCGCGGCGTGCGGCTGTCGGGCGGGCAGCGCCAACGCATCGCCATCGCCCGGGCGATGCTCAAGAACCCGCCGCTGCTGCTGCTCGACGAGGCGACCAGCGCGCTCGACGCCGAGAGCGAGCGGATGGTGCAGGCAGCGCTGGAGGCGGCGATGCGTGACCGCACCACGCTGGTGATCGCGCACCGTTTGGCGACGGTGCAGCGGGCCGACCGTATCGTGGTGATGGAGCATGGGCACATCGTCGAGGTCGGCTCGCACGCCGAGTTGATGGCGCGCGATGGGCTGTACGCCCGGCTGGCGGCGTTGCAGTTCGAGGTGCCGGAGGCCGACGGCGCGGACGCCGAATCGCCGCTGGCGTAGCGCTGGCGGACACGGTGGTTCCCGTCGGTCCCGTACCGGCTGCCGGCGCGCGCCGGAACGTCGGATAATCCCATTTCCCCAACGTTGCCCGCAGGACTCCCGTGACCCTCCGCCCGGTACGCAGCCAGTACGAAGACTTCATGCGCCTGGTCTACACCCAGGGCGTTGCGAAGACCGACCGCACCGGCACCGGCACGCGCAGCGTGTTCGGCCATCAGATGCGCTTCGACCTGAACGAAGGCTTTCCGATGGTCACGACCAAGAAGCTGCACCTCAAGTCCATCGTGTACGAGCTGCTGTGGTTTCTGCGCGGCGACAGCAACGTGCGCTGGCTCCAGGAGCACGGCGTGTCGATCTGGGACGAATGGGCGCGCGAAGACGGTGATCTGGGCCCGGTCTACGGTGTGCAGTGGCGCTCCTGGCCGACGCCCGACGGCGGCCACATCGACCAGATCGCCGAGGTGATCCAGACGCTCAAGAGCAACCCGGACTCGCGCCGCATCATCGTCAGCGCCTGGAACGTGGCCGAGCTGTCCAAGATGGCGCTGATGCCCTGCCATGCCTTGTTCCAGTTCTATGTCGCGGAAGGCCGGCTGAGCTGCCAGCTCTACCAGCGCAGTGCCGACATTTTTCTGGGCGTGCCGTTCAACATCGCCAGCTATGCGCTGCTGACCCACATGGTGGCGCAGCAGTGCGACCTGGGGGTGGGCGATTTCGTCTGGACGGGCGGCGACTGCCACATCTACAACAACCACTTCGAGCAAGTCGAGTTGCAGCTGTCGCGCGAGCCCTATCCCTACCCTCAACTGCAGATCAAGCGCCGGCCGGCGTCGATCTTCGACTATCAATACGAAGACTTCGAGATCGTCGACTACCGGCACCATCCGCACATCAAGGCGCCGGTGGCGGTCTGAGCGACGACGCGCGCCGGCCGCCGGGCCCGCCGGCCGCGGCGTAGCAGCGCGACAGGCGGCCGGCTGTGCGGCCGCCGCGCGGTTCTGGCGCCGGCGCACGCCATTGGCACGCCGGATGCCAGTTGATCGGCGCGGCGCCTCCCGGCGGCGCCGTTCTCCGCACCTCCAACCGGCGGCAACGCCACAATAGCGCCATGAGCACGCCCGACTTGCCTGAACTGAGCATCATTGCCGCTGTGGCGCGCAATGGTGTGATCGGCCGCGACAACACCCTGATCTGGCACCTGCCGGAGGATTTGCAGCATTTCAAGCGGGTGACCCTGGGCTGCCCGGTGCTGATGGGCCGCAAGACCTTCGAATCGATCGGCAGGCCGCTGCCCGGGCGCCGCAATGTGGTGCTGACGCGCGACATCCATTGGACTGCGCCGGGCATCGAGGAGGCGCCCTCGTTGCAGGCGGCGCTCGAGTTGCTGAAGCACGCCACCAAGGTGTTCGTGATCGGCGGTGCCCACGTGTATGCCGAGGCGCTGCCGCTGGTCGACGAGTTGATCCTGACGGAGATCGACGCCGACTTCGAGGGCGACACGTATTTTCCGGCGTGGGACCGCCATGCCTTCGACGAGGTGTCGCGGGAATCGCACCGGTCGTCCGAGGGCTGGAAATACGACTTCGTGACCTACCGGCGGAAAGCCGGCGGGGCGTAAAACTCACCAGCAGGTGTCGAGGTCTGGGCCCGGCCCAGCTTCACCCCCTGGCGCTACGCCGGCCGATGTCCTGCCGCCTTCGGGCATGCTCGGTTCAAAATCAACAACTTGTCCTCCGCATGAAACTCGCCACCTGGAACGTCAATTCCCTGGCCGTGCGCCTGCCCCAACTGCTGGCCTGGCTCGCCGAGCACCACCCCGACACCGTGGTGCTGCAGGAAACCAAGCTGACCGACGACAAATTCCCGGTCGCCGAGTTGGCCGAGGCCGGTTATCTCGCGCAGGTGTTCGGGCAAAAGACCTACAACGGCGTCGCGCTGCTCAGCCGCGAGCCGGCGGCGGACGTGGTCAAAAACATCCCGGGCTTCGAGGACCCGCAGGCCCGGGTGATCGCCGGCACCGTCGGCAGCTTGCGGGTGGTGGGTGCGTATTTCCCCAACGGCCAGGCGCCGGGCAGCGAGAAGTTCGCCTACAAGATGCGCTGGCTGGAAGCGCTGCACGAGTGGCTCAAGGCCGAGCTGCAGCGGTACCCGCGCTTGCTGCTGATGGGCGACTACAACGTGGCGCCGGAAGACGCCGACGTGCACGACCCGGTGGCCTGGGCCGGCCAGATCCATTGCACGCCGGAAGAGCGCGAGCACTTTCGCCAGCTGCTCGCGCTGGGGCTGCACGACGCCTTCCGGTTGTTCGAGCAGCCGCCCAAGAGCTGGTCCTGGTGGGATTACCGCAACCTGGCGTTTCGCCGTAACCAAGGCCTGCGCATCGACCACATCCTGGTCAGCGACGTGCTCAAGCCCCAGGTCGCCTCCTGTGTGATCGACAAGCTGCCGCGCAAGAACGAGCGGCCCAGCGACCATGCGCCGGTGGTGATCGAGCTGATCGGCTGACCCCTCCCCCGGCGCGCGCAAGGTCAGTCGTCCAGTCCCAGTTCCTGGATCTTGCGGGTGATGGTGTTGCGGCCGATGCCGAGCTTGTGGGCGGCTTCGATACGACGGCCACGGGTGAGTTCGAGCGCCGCGTGGATCAAACAGGCCTCGAACTGCCGCGTCAGCGCGTCCCAGACGTCGGGGCGGCCGCCTTCGAGCAGATGGCGCGCCTCGCGCTCCAGGTCCAGCAACCAGGTGCCCCCGGCGCCGTTGCCGAGCGGCGCGGGCTGGGGTGCCGGCACTGCGACGGCCAGTTCGTCGGTCGGCGGCAGCGTCCAGCTGGTGGCCACGGGCACCGCGGCGCTGATGGCCGCCGGCGCATCGACACTGACCGGCGGCTTGGGTGACATCGTGGCCTCACCCAGCAGTTCGGGCGGCAGGTCCTTGTCTTCGATCACCTGCGCCGGCGCCATCACCGTCAACCAGTGGCAGACGTTCTCCAGCTGCCGCACGTTGCCGGGGTAGTCGAAGCCGGTCAGGCGCGCCAGCGCCGATTCCGAGATGCGCTTGGCCTCGACGCCGAGTTCCTTGGCACTCTTTTGAAGGAAGAAGCGCGCCAGCGAGGGTATGTCCTCGCGGCGCTCGCGCAGCGGCGGCAACCGCAGCCGGATCACGTTCAAGCGATGGAACAAGTCCTCGCGGAACGCGCCCAGCTTGACGCGCTCTTCGAGGTTTTGGTGCGTCGCGGCAATGACCCGCACATTGCTGCGCAGCGGGTTGTGGCCCCCCACGCGGTAGAACTGGCCGTCGCTCAACACCCGCAGCAGCCGGGTCTGCAGGTCGAACGGCATGTCGCCGATTTCATCGAGGAACAGGGTGCCGCCGTCGGCCTGCTCGAAACGGCCGCGGCGCATGGTCTGCGCGCCGGTGAAGGCGCCGCGTTCGTGGCCGAACAACTCGCTTTCGAGCAGGTCTTTGGGAATGGCGGCGGTGTTGATCGCGACGAACGGCCCGGCGGCGCGCGGGCTGTGCTTGTGCAGCGCCCGGGCCACCAGCTCCTTGCCCGACCCCGACTCGCCGGTGATCAGCACCGTCACGTTGCTCTGGCTGAGGCGGCCGATGGCACGGAACACGTCCTGCATCGCCGGGGCCTGCCCCAGCATCTCGGGCACCTGCGCATAGCGCTCGTCGCCCACCTCTTCGCGCACGCTCTCGTCCACGGCGCGGCGGATCAATTCGACGGCCTTGGGCAGGTCGAACGGCTTGGGCAGGTATTCGAAGGCGCCGCCCTGGAAGGCCGAGACCGCGCTGTCGAGATCGGAGTAGGCGGTCATGATGATGACCGGCAGCCCCGGATGGCGCTCCTTCACATGCGCCAGCAGGTCGATGCCCGACCCGCCCGGCATGCGGATGTCCGACACGAGCACCTGGGGCTCGTCGTGGTCGTCGAGTGCGGCCAGCACGTCCTTGGGGTTGGTGAA from Caldimonas brevitalea encodes the following:
- a CDS encoding HlyD family efflux transporter periplasmic adaptor subunit, with protein sequence MNPSETPVAATSPRRAQRKKALLAVTLGVLLVGAAYGAYGLLFGGQYETTDNAYVQGNVVQITPQVSGTVLSIAADDTDYVRAGQTLVTLDASDARVALEQAEAQLAQTVREVRVLFANNGALQSQVSLREADLARARSELARAQDDVTRRTPLVATGAVGKEEFNHANAQLNAARSAVAAAESAVAAARQQLTSNQSLTDGTSVDAHPNVQRAAARVREAYLALRRTELAAPVEGHVARRSVQIGQRVQAGAPLMSVVPLKQVWVDANFKESQLQRLRIGQPVTLIADVYGSKVEYHGKVEGLGAGTGAAFSLLPAQNATGNWIKVVQRVPVRVALDARELEAHPLRVGLSMEARVDVADQGGKTLADAPRRQPTAQASGGDGLDRGAEAAVRKIIAANLGTPGRSARHAATVAAPAADTSSAHAARSAQTSSAHL
- a CDS encoding efflux transporter outer membrane subunit → MKTAARRVAAPRLATTLLLALTLAGCANYSGIEPAAKPLRPEALGLAPSPQEAAAAPAAVSGTWWQGFGDTTLDRLVVQALDGSPNLQVARARLLRATAGAAGAEAAAGLQVNGAADVTRQHYTENGAVPPPLAGSMRTSGSLQLSAGWEFDFFGRHAAALQAALGAQRAAEADLHAARVLLAANVTRAYVQLARLVEQREVAARTLAQREELLGLTRQRVSAGLDTLVELRQGEGAVPETRQQIEALDEQIALARHALAALTGQGPKALATLQPRLAAVALLPLPRAVPVDLLGRRADVEAARWRVEAASQDVASAKAQFYPNVNLVAFAGLSAIGLDRLFDSGSEQYGIGPALRLPIFDSGRLRANLSGRTADLDAAVHSYNATVLDAVRDVADQLASVQSVARQQREQQAAAAAAESAYDLALQRYRAGLGNYLTVLSAETRLLAQRRETTELKARALDTQVALIRALGGGYTPADTAPSQQHAAHHPQIER
- a CDS encoding MarR family winged helix-turn-helix transcriptional regulator: MSKTPPPAEFYRAEAYTAEESVGYLMRRVLVQLAQAVDKRLEPHGLTNAQWAPLYKIRSCQATSVAELARQTQTDTGAMTRLLDRLEAKGLCKRVRSTEDRRMVHVELTPEGARIADQVPGVLSEVMNAHLAGFTPDEFETLKGYLRRMLANAALAKDGAGDG
- a CDS encoding ABC transporter transmembrane domain-containing protein, coding for MASTLPAAAAASPASSSTTARPRSRSVRSLSGLAPFLRPYRGRIALAAVFLLLAALSTLVFPIALKALIDQGLVSADPGQRLLALREHFLMLFGVGIALGLFSAARFYMVSWLGERITSDLRNAVYRHVVGQSPEFFETTQTGEVLSRLTTDTTLVQTVVGSSLSMGLRNTVMGLGALAMLVVTNPYVMTQVLGILVLVVLPSLWFGRRVRSLSRASQDRVADSSAIAAEVLNAVPVVQSYTQEAHEAARFDTSTERAFATAVRRTRARSVLVAFIIIATFGALLWGLYQGTEAVLRGHISAGHLGQTVVYVILLVSSVAVLAEVYGDLLRAAGATERLMELLATRSGIAEPAQPRALPAVSAGSAVRLHDVSFCYPSRPASPALQHFSLDVRPGETVALVGPSGAGKSTVFQLLLRFYDAQRGQVEVDGVPVRETSLQALRQRIGIVPQDSVIFSANALENIRYGRPDASDAEVEAAARAAFADDFIRALPEGYRTFLGERGVRLSGGQRQRIAIARAMLKNPPLLLLDEATSALDAESERMVQAALEAAMRDRTTLVIAHRLATVQRADRIVVMEHGHIVEVGSHAELMARDGLYARLAALQFEVPEADGADAESPLA
- a CDS encoding thymidylate synthase: MTLRPVRSQYEDFMRLVYTQGVAKTDRTGTGTRSVFGHQMRFDLNEGFPMVTTKKLHLKSIVYELLWFLRGDSNVRWLQEHGVSIWDEWAREDGDLGPVYGVQWRSWPTPDGGHIDQIAEVIQTLKSNPDSRRIIVSAWNVAELSKMALMPCHALFQFYVAEGRLSCQLYQRSADIFLGVPFNIASYALLTHMVAQQCDLGVGDFVWTGGDCHIYNNHFEQVELQLSREPYPYPQLQIKRRPASIFDYQYEDFEIVDYRHHPHIKAPVAV
- a CDS encoding dihydrofolate reductase, with protein sequence MSTPDLPELSIIAAVARNGVIGRDNTLIWHLPEDLQHFKRVTLGCPVLMGRKTFESIGRPLPGRRNVVLTRDIHWTAPGIEEAPSLQAALELLKHATKVFVIGGAHVYAEALPLVDELILTEIDADFEGDTYFPAWDRHAFDEVSRESHRSSEGWKYDFVTYRRKAGGA
- the xth gene encoding exodeoxyribonuclease III, producing the protein MKLATWNVNSLAVRLPQLLAWLAEHHPDTVVLQETKLTDDKFPVAELAEAGYLAQVFGQKTYNGVALLSREPAADVVKNIPGFEDPQARVIAGTVGSLRVVGAYFPNGQAPGSEKFAYKMRWLEALHEWLKAELQRYPRLLLMGDYNVAPEDADVHDPVAWAGQIHCTPEEREHFRQLLALGLHDAFRLFEQPPKSWSWWDYRNLAFRRNQGLRIDHILVSDVLKPQVASCVIDKLPRKNERPSDHAPVVIELIG
- the ntrC gene encoding nitrogen regulation protein NR(I), which produces MKPIWIVDDDQSIRFVLEKALAREDLPVRSFTNPKDVLAALDDHDEPQVLVSDIRMPGGSGIDLLAHVKERHPGLPVIIMTAYSDLDSAVSAFQGGAFEYLPKPFDLPKAVELIRRAVDESVREEVGDERYAQVPEMLGQAPAMQDVFRAIGRLSQSNVTVLITGESGSGKELVARALHKHSPRAAGPFVAINTAAIPKDLLESELFGHERGAFTGAQTMRRGRFEQADGGTLFLDEIGDMPFDLQTRLLRVLSDGQFYRVGGHNPLRSNVRVIAATHQNLEERVKLGAFREDLFHRLNVIRLRLPPLRERREDIPSLARFFLQKSAKELGVEAKRISESALARLTGFDYPGNVRQLENVCHWLTVMAPAQVIEDKDLPPELLGEATMSPKPPVSVDAPAAISAAVPVATSWTLPPTDELAVAVPAPQPAPLGNGAGGTWLLDLEREARHLLEGGRPDVWDALTRQFEACLIHAALELTRGRRIEAAHKLGIGRNTITRKIQELGLDD